In Tissierellales bacterium, the genomic window AGTGCACTGAAGAAATACGGTTTAGAGATAGTAAATTATGTACATGAAAAATCAGTTTATGAAGTGGCTAAAGAAAAAAACATTACAAGGTCCATGGCGGGAATAGAAAAAGCGGCACAAGAAGGAATCAGTATGTACATGGTAGGGAATGCACCAACAGCTATTTATAAGATCGGGGAATTAGCTGATGAAAATAAATTGAAACCAAAGTGGATAATAGGTGTACCAGTAGGGTTTGTAGGAGCCGCTGAATCTAAAGAAGAACTTTTAAATTGGGACATTCCATCTGCGGTAATACGAGGCAGAAAAGGAGGCAGCCCAGTTGCAGTAGCAATATTAAATGCATTGTTTAAAATAATGAGGTCAGAAGATGAAGCGCTATAAATTATATAATGGCAAAAAACTAAGGTATGGCTATACTACGGGAACTACAGCAGCGGCGGCAACTAAAGCTGCTGCAATTTACATAGAGACTGGTCAAATTTTGGACTGTGTTGAAATAGAAACACCGAAGGGCTGGACTGTATCGGTTCCTATAAATTATGTTAAACGAGTTGAAGGTAGCAAAGTAATAGCGGAAGCTGTAAAAGATAGTGGCGATGATCCCGATGTTACAAATAGAATAGAAATAAAGGCTGTAGTCGAAATTAACGAAGAAGAAACCGTAAATATCGTTGGAGGAACTGGTGTTGGAATTATAACTAAAAAAGGGCTTCAGACACCTGTTGGAAGTTATGCTATAAATCCCGTTCCTCTTCAAATGATAGAAAAATCATTTAGAGAAGTATTCAAATCGCCAGTTGGAGCAAATATATGTATAGAAGTGCCGAAAGGGAAAGAAATAGCTAGAAAGACGCTTAATTCAAAACTCGGGATAGTAGGAGGAATATCTATCATTGGCACAACAGGAATAGTAGAGCCAATGAGTGAAACTGCATTGGTTGAAAGTCTACACTTGGAGATAAAATCAGCTTCAAAAGAGAGTAAGCGACTTGTCATGGTACTTGGAAATTATGGAGAGAATTTTACTAAGGTTTATAATGAAATAAAAGCGCCTCGCATAAAAATTAGTAATTTCATAGGAGAGTGCATTGATTTTGCTAAAGCGGAAGGCATAGAAGAAATACTGCTGATAGGTCATATAGGAAAACTTATAAAGGTTGCTGGAGGAATATTTAATACTCATAGTAAAGTGGCAGATGGAAGAATGGAGATATTAGGAGCTAATTACATGTATTTTTGTGAAAATAGAGATATATTTATGGAGATAATGGATAGTAATACTACAGATGAAGCGGTTGAAATTATAAAATCTGTAGATTCTGATTTTGTATTTGATAAAATTGCTCAAAAAATAAAACAAAAATGTGAAGCTAGAGCTCGTGAAGAAATTTCAGTTGAAACTATTTTATTTAATTTACCATTTGGAGAACTTGGGTGTAGTGATTTTGCACATCAGAGACTGTCTAAGTGGACTAATGGGGAGGAATTCTATGATTAAAATAGTTGGAATAGGACCAGGGAATATAGATGATATGACAGAGAGAGCTAAATATACTATTGAATCTGCAGATTGCATTATAGGAGGAGATAGGCAGCTAGAGAATTTTTCTGATTTGAGTAGTGAGAAAATATCTCTTTCAGTAGGTTTTAGAGAGGTTGTAGATGAGATTGAAAAGAGGTGTGATACACAAGAAATCGCGGTATTGGTTTCTGGTGACCCTTGCTATTATAGTTTTTTTAGATATTTAAAAAGAAATTTAAGTTGCAAATTAGAAGTTGTACCTGCGCTAAATTCTATACAATACTTTTTTTCGAAATTAGGAAAGACATATGAAGATGCAGTATTTCTTAGTGTTCATGGGAGAAGCTGTGATTATATTGATGCACTTAGAGACTATAAAACAGTTGCACTTTTGACAGATTATGAGCAAAGTCCGCAGGCCATAGCTAAGAAACTAAAAAGTTTTAACATGAAAGTTAAGATGTATGTAGGTTATAGGTTGTCGTATGAAGATGAAAAGATAATAGAGGGAATGCCTTCTGAATTAGAAAATATAAAACACAAAGCTATGGCTGTGGTTATATTAGAGAGTCTTGAGGACTATAATAGGGAGTGTCATATCCCGGATATTGATTTTTTGAGAAATAGTACGCCTATGACTAAAGAAGAAATAAGATATATTACACTTGGAAAACTAGAACTTAAATCAAATCATCACTTAGTTGATATTGGCAGTGGAACAGGTTCTATAAGTATAGAAGCATCGAGATTTTTATATAAGGGGAAAGTAACATCTATTGAAGTAAAAAGTGAAGCTGTAGATATAATGAAAGAAAATATAAAAAAACATAGATGTGAAAATATTGATTTGATTCATGGGGATGCTGTTGATGCTCTTAAAAAAATAGAATATTGTGACAGAGTATTCATAGGAGGAACTAGAGGTAATTTTCAAGAAATAATGAGTTTGCTTGAATCAAAGATATCATCAAATGGCATAGTTGTTATGAATGCTGTAACATTAGAGACGTTGAGTGAATGGACAGAGTATATGAAATGTAGTGAAAAAAAGTATGAACTTATTCAAGTTCAGATTTCAAGATCAAGTAGGCTTGGTAAATACCAAATGCTTGATGGTGGGAGACCTATTTTTATTATGAAAATTTGGTGGAATTAAGGAGACGATATGAATAGAAAACTTATAGCAATTGGAGTAGGCGCTGGAGATGGTAGGTATTTAACCATATCAGCAAAAGAAAAAATAGAAAATAGCGATATTATTTACTATCCGGTAGTAAGTAAAGGCGAAAAAAGCATGGCGCTTGAAAGTATAAAAAAATATGTAAAAACAGGCACTAAATTGTGCGAACTGGTATTTCCAATGAAAAAAACAGGTCTTGAAAGAGCGTGGCAAATGGCTGCAGATACTATAAATGAAACTCTTGAAAAAGAAGGACATTCGAGTTTTATAACTATAGGAGATGTTATGACGTTTAGTACATTTTCATATTTGCGAGATAGATTAGAGTTTGACATAGATGTAGAATATGAGCCAGGAATTACTTCATATCAAGTAGCTAGCAGTGCTATAGGAGAACATCTAGGGCTTGGAAAATCAGGGTTTGGTATTTTGCCAGGAATAGAGAGTGAGAAACAATGCTTGGATTTATTCGAGTATTTTGATACATTAGCGATACTGAAGCCATGTGAAAAAAGTGTAGGCTATTTGGAGAAAATATCAAAAAAAATGGATATAGAGGTCAAAAGTGTTACGTATGGTGGATATGAAAAAATGGAAGTGAGAAGTGAACTTGATTATAGTTACAAACTACCTTATATGAGCGTACTATTAGTTAAGCGTATAAGAAATAATGGAGGCGATTTCAGTGAATAAATTGAAAATAGTTGGAGCAGGGCCTGGCGATGTAGAACTAATAACTATAAAAGGACAAAAAGCATTACAAGAAGCTGATGTAATAATATATGCAGGGTCTCTTGTTAATCCAGAGTTATTGACATGGAATAAAAGAGGCGCAGAAATTCACAATAGCGCTAAAATGACACTTGAAGAAGTGTTAGAGGTTATAGAAAATGGGATATCGAAAGATAAGAATGTAGTGAGACTTCATACGGGAGATCCAAGTTTATATGGCGCTATTCAAGAACAGATGGATGCACTTGAAAGAAAAAATATTGAGTTTGAAATAGTACCAGGAGTTAGTTCGTTTTTAGCATCGGCAGCTGCAATACAGAGAGAATTTACTCTTCCAGATGTTTCACAAACTGTTATATGTACTAGAATAGAGGGGAGAACCCCAGTTCCAGAAACGGAAAAATTATCCGAGCTTGCAAAACACAGAGCGTCTATGGCCATATTTTTGTCAGTTCACATGATAGAAAATGTAGTAAATGAACTTTTGAAAGGATATGATTTAGAAACGCCTATAGCCGTAATTCAAAAAGCATCTTGGCCAGAACAAAAAATAGTTAAGGGTACGCTTTCAAATATTTCTGAGAAAGTGAAGGAAGCAAATATAACTAAAACAGCTCAAATATTGGTTGGAGATTTCATAGATTGTGAATATTCAAAATCGAAATTGTATGATCGGAGCTTTACACATGAATATAGAAAAGGACGCTAAAAAAATATATATTTATGCGGTGTCTAAAAGAGGATATGCACTTGCTAATAATTTAAAACAATTTATAACTGTAGCTCAAGTATTTACTTTAGAAAAATATGCAAAGAGAAGTTGTGAAGTTTTAAAAAATGGACTTAAACATCATGTGGATGAGCATTTTAATAATGCTGATTTAATGGTATTTATAATGTCTACAGGTATAAGTGTTAGGATGATAAAAGACAGTATAGTAGATAAAAAAACAGATCCTGCAGTTATAGTTATAGATGAGTGTGGAGATCATGTTATAAGTTTGTTATCTGGACATTTAGGTGGTGCTAATGATTATGCTAGAGCGATTAGCAGCTATTTGAATAGTACTCCTGTTATAACGACGGCTACAGATTTGAATGGAAAATGGGGAATTGATACTTTTGCAGAATCAAATGGATATAAATTGGTAGATTTTGAAAAAGCAAAGCTATTAACAGCCTATATATTAGAGGGAAATAAAATAAAAATAGACGGTGATTTCAAAATAAAAACTGATTTAAAGAATAGTTTTACATTTGAAGGAGAGTCTAAATACGTTGTTACGATATCAAATAGAAAGCTAGAGTGTGAAAAGAATCGATTACAATTATATAAAACTAACATTGTAATCGGAATGGGCTGTAGAAGAGGAACTAGTGCTGAAAAAATAGAACAGTTTATTTTAGAAGCTCTAGACAATAGTGGATATAGCATAAATTCTGTAAAATCACTATCAAGTATAGATTTAAAGGCCGATGAAGAGGGATTTTTGCAAATTACAGAAAAGTATGGCTGGAAATTCAATACATTTTCTGCAGATAGACTAAAAGCGGTTTCGCATAAATTTGATAAATCTGATTTTGTCGAATCTATTACTGGAACACCTTCAGTTGCTGAGCCAAGTGGATATTTAGCATCTAATCGAGGTAAATGTGTATTAAAAAAGTTAAAGCAGGATGGCATGACATTATCAATTTGGGAGGAAATATAATATGAGAAGTGGGAAGATATATGTAGTTGGTATGGGGCCAGGAAATGAAGAACACATGAGCATCAGATGTAGAAAGGTACTTAGTGAAGTAGAATATATAGTGGGTTATAAAAAGTATATTCAGTTGATAAAACACCTTCCAAATATAAGTGGAGAATGTATAGAAGGAGTGATGAAAAAAGAGGTAGATAGATGTAGAGAAGCATTGGATTTAGCGGAAAAAGGCCATAGTGTAGCGCTTGTTAGTAGTGGAGACTCAGGAATATATGGAATGGCCGGTTTAGTACTTGAACTTATAGAGCATGAGGTTAGATCGGTTGATTGTGAAATAATACCAGGTATAACAGCAGCACATGCGGCTGCATCTAGATTAGGAGCGCCCATAATGCATGATAGTGCTTATATAAGTTTAAGTAATTTATTGACGGAGTGGGAACTCATAGAAAAGAGAATTAAATGTGCTAGTGAAGGGGATTTTGTTATTACGTTATACAATCCAAAAAGCAAAGGAAGACCGGATTTAATAGATAAAGCAAGGGATATAATGCTAAAGTTCAAGTCAGCTCAAACTCCAGTTGGAATAGTAAAAAAAGCTATGAGAGATGGGGAAACCATAGTTATAACAACACTTGAAGATATGCTTAAAGAATCAATAGATATGATGACTGTAATCATAGTTGGAAATTCTAGAACGAAAATTTTTGGGCAGAGCATGGTTACGCCTAGAGGCTATGAGATATGATAGCGGTATTTGCTGGTACTAGCGAAGGGAAGGCAGTTGTCGAGCATTTGAGTAAAAACAATGAGGTAAAAGTTTTTGTTAGCACAAGTCAAGGCGCTGAGCTTTTAAAAAATATGAATTTGAAAAATGTAAACATTGAAGTTGGAAGTAAAGATGAATCAGAGTTAATGGAATGCTTAAATAATGATAATGTAGAAGCGATAGTAGATGCAACTCATCCATATGCTATTGAAATTAGTAAGAATCTCTTGAGTATAAGCAAAATACTAAAAAAGAAATATGTTCGATTTGAAAGACAACGAGAGAAGCTAGAAGGCGTAGCTAGATTTGAGACATATGAAAAACTAGTGGATAATTTAAATTATGTTGATGGCAATGTGTTAATAACATCTGGGAGCAACAATTTAGATGCTTTTTGTAAAATAAATGATATGTCTAGATTATTCGTAAGAGTTATGCCTTCTTCTAAAATAATAAGGAAATGTGAAAATCTAGGTTTTGATATGAATCAAATAATAGCTGTAATGGGGCCACATTCATTAGAATCAAATATGTGGATTATGAAAGAAAAGAATATAAAGCATATGGTTACAAAAGAAAGTGGTAAAAACGGTGGAGTAGATGAAAAAATAGAAGCAGCCAATTTACTTGGAATAAATATTTATACTATAGAACTTCCAAAACTCCAATATATCAATGTTTGTAGTGACTTTAATGAATTAGATTTCTATATTAAATAAAAAAGTTTCCTCAGTGAGGGAACTTTTTTTATGCTCAATTCGTCTAAGAATTATAACAAAAATAAATTAGACAAAGAGAGATAAAATTTAGGAGGAAAAAAATATGAAAAAACTTATAATAACAGGATTAATGATAGCGATGTTGACGTCTACGGTTATGGCAACAGCACCAGTACCAACATTGTATGATTCAAATGAAAATGTAGTAGAGGTAAAACTAGAGCAAAATGATGTAAATATCTATTGGGGAGAAACAGAATTAGAAAGTGCAGGTAAAGACTTAGACGGAGTATTGATGCTTCCACTTAGAGAATTAGCTGAAGCGGCAGGCTTTGAAGTAACGTGGAACGATGAGACGAAGCAGATTGAATTGGCAAATGGAGCTAGATGGACTAGTGTAGAACTTTCCAAAAATGCGTATTTTAAAAACAAAATGGCTCCAAGAGAACTTAGCAAAGCACCGACATTGATTGGAGATGAAACTTATGTTCCAGCAGAGTTTTTCACTCAAATTTTAAGCCTAGGTCTTCAAACTAAAGAAGGAAATATACATTTTTCAGAGTCAATGATTGCTACTCATAGTGGGTATATCCAAGAAATAGATTTAGATGAAGAAGGGAATATCTCAAGAATAACAATATCATCAAAAGAAAAATCTGAAGGATTTGAAGATCAAACTATACTGAATGTTTCAAGTGAGGATACTTATATTCAAAGAGATATAGAAGTAGGAAATTTCATAAATGCTATTACAGCACCTATTATGACTATGAGTTTACCAGGACAGACTCCAGCTATGATTATATACTAAGAAAAAACTCTTTTGTGCTATAATACAAAAGAGGTGATTACAAATGGAATATATTGAAAAAGGCGATTTGATATACAATACATTTGAAATATTTAAAGATTATGAATCTAGTATGTTTGCTGCTTTTTCAACTAGAAAAGGTGGATATAGTAGTGGATGCTATTCTAGCATGAATTTAGGACTTAGCACAGGAGATGATAGAAATATCATACAGAAAAATTATGAAAAATTTTGCGAAGAATTATGTGTTGATTCAAAAGCAGTTGTTTTGTCAGATCAGACTCATGACAAGAATATTAGAATAGTGAGTAGAAAAGATGCAGGTAAAGGGTTTGTAAGAGAAAAAGATTACAAAGGGATTGATGGACTTATCACCAACGAAAGAAACTTACCTCTTATGACTTATCACGCAGATTGTACTCCGATTATATTTTTTGATCCGGTAAAAAATGTAGTAGGATTGGCGCATGCTGGGTGGAGAGGAACTGCTCTATCTATTGCTACAGAAATGATATCAAAAATGAAAGACGAATATGGTTCAAAGGAAAATGAGATAAAAGTAGCTATTGGGCCTGCGATTTGTGGCAAATGTTATGAAGTAGGAGTAGAAGTGAAAGAAGCATTAGAGTTATTGCCGATAGATTCGAAACAATATATTGAGAATCATGGTGATAAATATTTTCCGGATTTGGCAAACATTAATAAAGCATTGCTTAAAAGTGTAGGCGTACTTGATAAAAACATAGAATGTTCAAATACCTGCACTAAAGAAAATAGTCATATGTATTTTTCGCATAGAGAGTTTGGAAATAAAAGAGGCACACAGGTTGCTGTGGCCTATATAAAATAGGACGAAAACTGTGTGCCTTGGGTATTATTGGGAAAAAGATAATTTCTTTTTCCTTTTTTTGTGCTTTGATTGAGAGTTATCTACAAGAATCATATAAACAGAAATAAGTATCAGAATTAAACCAAAGAAATTATTTAATGTAATAGGATCGCCTAAGATTATAGCACCTGCTAATAATGAAGATATCGGCATTATATTTACTATAAAGGACATGGTTCCGATTCCTAAATTTTTGACACCTCTCATATATAATATATAACCTATTCCAGAACTTAAAATAGCACTCAATAGTAGATTTCCCCAGGCAGTAGTACTTGTAAATATATTTAAACTTACAAGTCTCTGCTCAGTGATTAGATTATAAGGGATAACCCACATTGCGCCTAATAGTGATTGGTATGCTAATAATTCTATTCCGTGGTATCTGTCTAGTAACTTTTCTGATATGAATGTATAGATAACCCAAGCTGAAATACCAGCAAACATCAAAACGTATCCTATAAACTGGCTATTTGCAGTACCTGATGATTGCGATATCAAATATATTCCAGCGATAGATGTCATCATAGCCACTCCTTTTAGGGGAGTGATTTTTTTATTTCTGAGAACTCTTTCGAAAAATATTGTAACTATTGGTATAAGACCGTGTATCAAACCAGCTTCAGAACCTGAAATCATTGATACTCCAAAGTTACAGAACAATTGGTATAGAAAGAAGCCGAGAAATGAAGTTATAAGCATGAGCTTAAAATCATTAAATGAAAAATTAAATTTTTTGATGGTGATTTTGTGAAATATAAACAAAAATACTGCTGTGAATACAAATCTCCAAAATACCAAATCGGATGCAGAAGCATAAGGGGCGACTGGTTTTAAAAATATAAAAGTGAGTCCCCAAAATGAGCAACCTATTATGGCTAAAAGTGTTTCAATTCCCTTTGTCATAGTAAAACCTCCAAATTAAAATCAATCATGATTGTTAAAAACTAAACATACTAATATTATACGCTCTCTTCTATAAAAAATCCATATATTTCAAGAAAATTTATAATATTTTGTTATAGATGTCTAAAATGAGTAAAGAGAATCGTATTTTCAGAATATAATTATTATATAACGGGTATAAAAAATACATATGATTTTATCTAAAAAAGGAGAACTGATATGAACGATAAATTAGAGAAAAACAGAAATATTTTAGGGAGATTTGCAGATATATTTATAAATCAACTTCCGCTATCGATACTTGTTATGTTTATGATAATTTCCGTCGGAGTATTTGGTTTGATGACACTTCCTAAAGAATCATTACCAGAGATAATATTCCCTGCAATAAGTGTTCAAACGGTTTATCTAGGTGCAAGTCCAGAAGATGTTGAATTTTTGGTGACAGATCCGATAGAAAATAAAATATCGGAACTAGACGATATAGAAAATTTGACATCTGAAAGTAGCTTTGGATTGTCGTTTGTAACTATTGAGTTCAAGGAAGATATAGATGTTGATAGAAAAAAACTAGAACTTGATAATTTGCTAAATGAGATAGATTTTCCGGAAGGTGTTGAAAAACCATCTAGTTTCATATTTAAAACATCAGAGATACCTCTTATGAATATAAGTATATCGGGGGAACTACCTGTCTATGATTTGACTCGAGTAAGTGAAGATATAGCTGATGAAATAGAAAAAATATCGGGGGTAGAAGAAGTAAATGTATTTGGAGGATTAGATAGAGAGATTCACATCATAACGAACCCAGTGAAAATGCTAGAGCTTGGAGTTACAATGGATAATCTAGAGAGAAGTATTCAAAACTACAATTTGTCTACACCATTAGGTGAAGCAAATTTAAACGGGTTGAGATATACAATAAGAACAGATGAAAAACTTAAAGGCGTTTCTGAAATTAGTCAAATTCCAATAAAGACCTCTAAGGGAAGTATGGTATTTGTAAGAGACTTTGCTGAAATATATGATTCTACAGAAAAAATAAAATCATATAATAGAACATTTATAAGAGATGGTAGAATGGCAGGACTTCCATCTGTATTTTTAGAAGTCTCGAGAGCTGCAAATAGTGATGTCGTAGGAATAACTCAAAAAATAAAACAGAAGATAGAAAAAAATTCAGGAGTACTTTATCCTGAGTCACTTAAAATAAATTATTCAAATGAACTTGCAGAAAATGTAGCTGAAGATTTGAAAAATATTCAGCAGAGTGCACTTTCAGGTCTCATCGTAGTTGTTATAGTATTGTTTTTATTTATAGGATTTAGAGAAGCAATTGTAGTATCTGTGACTATACCACTTTCGCTTTTAGGAACATTGGGACTATTAAATATATTTGGCATAACATTTAATACATTTGCAATACTAGGGCTCATAGTAGCGCTGGGTTTGCTAGTTGATAATTCTATAGTTGTAATGGAAAATATAGACAGATTAAAACGTGAGGGTTACATGCTTAAAGATGCTGCGTCGCTAGGGACAAATCAGGTATCCTATCCAATATTTTCAGCGACACTTACTACAATATCTGCATTTTTTCCATTGGCAATACTTCCTGGGATTTTAGGTGATTTTGTATCAACTATACCGCTAACCATAATAATTACTATTTCGGTATCGCTCATAGTGTCACTTACCATAACACCTGCAATTTCATCTAGGATACTAAAGAGAGAGGCTGAAAGAAACTATACTGTGAGAAAAAAATGGATCAAAATAATAATATCTATAATACTTGTTGCTGTACTGAGTTTCTATGCATTTTCAAATGGTGGCAATTGGAATGTACTCAGCATAGTTGCACTTGTGTTTTTTTCTATAGCCATAGGAGTAAAAGAGTACACAAAGTATTTTAAATCTAGAAAAAATGAAGAACATGAAAAATATAAGAATGTAATTAATGCATTTGTAATGAGCAAAAAGAAAAGAATTATTCTTCTTTTGGCAGGCTTTTTGGTGTTATTATTTAGCTTTGGAACATTTGCAACAGGTCTTATAAAAGTATCATTTTTCCCTAAAAATGAACCTGATACTTTAGTAATTGATATTGATACTCCTGGAGGAACTACTTTAGAGGAGACAG contains:
- the pgeF gene encoding peptidoglycan editing factor PgeF — its product is MEYIEKGDLIYNTFEIFKDYESSMFAAFSTRKGGYSSGCYSSMNLGLSTGDDRNIIQKNYEKFCEELCVDSKAVVLSDQTHDKNIRIVSRKDAGKGFVREKDYKGIDGLITNERNLPLMTYHADCTPIIFFDPVKNVVGLAHAGWRGTALSIATEMISKMKDEYGSKENEIKVAIGPAICGKCYEVGVEVKEALELLPIDSKQYIENHGDKYFPDLANINKALLKSVGVLDKNIECSNTCTKENSHMYFSHREFGNKRGTQVAVAYIK
- the cobJ gene encoding precorrin-3B C(17)-methyltransferase; protein product: MRSGKIYVVGMGPGNEEHMSIRCRKVLSEVEYIVGYKKYIQLIKHLPNISGECIEGVMKKEVDRCREALDLAEKGHSVALVSSGDSGIYGMAGLVLELIEHEVRSVDCEIIPGITAAHAAASRLGAPIMHDSAYISLSNLLTEWELIEKRIKCASEGDFVITLYNPKSKGRPDLIDKARDIMLKFKSAQTPVGIVKKAMRDGETIVITTLEDMLKESIDMMTVIIVGNSRTKIFGQSMVTPRGYEI
- the cbiE gene encoding precorrin-6y C5,15-methyltransferase (decarboxylating) subunit CbiE; this encodes MIKIVGIGPGNIDDMTERAKYTIESADCIIGGDRQLENFSDLSSEKISLSVGFREVVDEIEKRCDTQEIAVLVSGDPCYYSFFRYLKRNLSCKLEVVPALNSIQYFFSKLGKTYEDAVFLSVHGRSCDYIDALRDYKTVALLTDYEQSPQAIAKKLKSFNMKVKMYVGYRLSYEDEKIIEGMPSELENIKHKAMAVVILESLEDYNRECHIPDIDFLRNSTPMTKEEIRYITLGKLELKSNHHLVDIGSGTGSISIEASRFLYKGKVTSIEVKSEAVDIMKENIKKHRCENIDLIHGDAVDALKKIEYCDRVFIGGTRGNFQEIMSLLESKISSNGIVVMNAVTLETLSEWTEYMKCSEKKYELIQVQISRSSRLGKYQMLDGGRPIFIMKIWWN
- the cobK gene encoding precorrin-6A reductase, giving the protein MIAVFAGTSEGKAVVEHLSKNNEVKVFVSTSQGAELLKNMNLKNVNIEVGSKDESELMECLNNDNVEAIVDATHPYAIEISKNLLSISKILKKKYVRFERQREKLEGVARFETYEKLVDNLNYVDGNVLITSGSNNLDAFCKINDMSRLFVRVMPSSKIIRKCENLGFDMNQIIAVMGPHSLESNMWIMKEKNIKHMVTKESGKNGGVDEKIEAANLLGINIYTIELPKLQYINVCSDFNELDFYIK
- the cobM gene encoding precorrin-4 C(11)-methyltransferase, with the translated sequence MNKLKIVGAGPGDVELITIKGQKALQEADVIIYAGSLVNPELLTWNKRGAEIHNSAKMTLEEVLEVIENGISKDKNVVRLHTGDPSLYGAIQEQMDALERKNIEFEIVPGVSSFLASAAAIQREFTLPDVSQTVICTRIEGRTPVPETEKLSELAKHRASMAIFLSVHMIENVVNELLKGYDLETPIAVIQKASWPEQKIVKGTLSNISEKVKEANITKTAQILVGDFIDCEYSKSKLYDRSFTHEYRKGR
- a CDS encoding copper amine oxidase N-terminal domain-containing protein, which encodes MKKLIITGLMIAMLTSTVMATAPVPTLYDSNENVVEVKLEQNDVNIYWGETELESAGKDLDGVLMLPLRELAEAAGFEVTWNDETKQIELANGARWTSVELSKNAYFKNKMAPRELSKAPTLIGDETYVPAEFFTQILSLGLQTKEGNIHFSESMIATHSGYIQEIDLDEEGNISRITISSKEKSEGFEDQTILNVSSEDTYIQRDIEVGNFINAITAPIMTMSLPGQTPAMIIY
- a CDS encoding precorrin-2 C(20)-methyltransferase, producing MNRKLIAIGVGAGDGRYLTISAKEKIENSDIIYYPVVSKGEKSMALESIKKYVKTGTKLCELVFPMKKTGLERAWQMAADTINETLEKEGHSSFITIGDVMTFSTFSYLRDRLEFDIDVEYEPGITSYQVASSAIGEHLGLGKSGFGILPGIESEKQCLDLFEYFDTLAILKPCEKSVGYLEKISKKMDIEVKSVTYGGYEKMEVRSELDYSYKLPYMSVLLVKRIRNNGGDFSE
- the cbiD gene encoding cobalt-precorrin-5B (C(1))-methyltransferase CbiD, translating into MKRYKLYNGKKLRYGYTTGTTAAAATKAAAIYIETGQILDCVEIETPKGWTVSVPINYVKRVEGSKVIAEAVKDSGDDPDVTNRIEIKAVVEINEEETVNIVGGTGVGIITKKGLQTPVGSYAINPVPLQMIEKSFREVFKSPVGANICIEVPKGKEIARKTLNSKLGIVGGISIIGTTGIVEPMSETALVESLHLEIKSASKESKRLVMVLGNYGENFTKVYNEIKAPRIKISNFIGECIDFAKAEGIEEILLIGHIGKLIKVAGGIFNTHSKVADGRMEILGANYMYFCENRDIFMEIMDSNTTDEAVEIIKSVDSDFVFDKIAQKIKQKCEARAREEISVETILFNLPFGELGCSDFAHQRLSKWTNGEEFYD
- a CDS encoding precorrin-8X methylmutase, with the protein product APIVKRVIHTTADFEYADLIKFSNDFVEIAKKELRNGGKIYADTSMIVSGVNKSALKKYGLEIVNYVHEKSVYEVAKEKNITRSMAGIEKAAQEGISMYMVGNAPTAIYKIGELADENKLKPKWIIGVPVGFVGAAESKEELLNWDIPSAVIRGRKGGSPVAVAILNALFKIMRSEDEAL
- a CDS encoding DMT family transporter, with the translated sequence MTKGIETLLAIIGCSFWGLTFIFLKPVAPYASASDLVFWRFVFTAVFLFIFHKITIKKFNFSFNDFKLMLITSFLGFFLYQLFCNFGVSMISGSEAGLIHGLIPIVTIFFERVLRNKKITPLKGVAMMTSIAGIYLISQSSGTANSQFIGYVLMFAGISAWVIYTFISEKLLDRYHGIELLAYQSLLGAMWVIPYNLITEQRLVSLNIFTSTTAWGNLLLSAILSSGIGYILYMRGVKNLGIGTMSFIVNIMPISSLLAGAIILGDPITLNNFFGLILILISVYMILVDNSQSKHKKRKKKLSFSQ
- the cbiG gene encoding cobalt-precorrin 5A hydrolase, which produces MNIEKDAKKIYIYAVSKRGYALANNLKQFITVAQVFTLEKYAKRSCEVLKNGLKHHVDEHFNNADLMVFIMSTGISVRMIKDSIVDKKTDPAVIVIDECGDHVISLLSGHLGGANDYARAISSYLNSTPVITTATDLNGKWGIDTFAESNGYKLVDFEKAKLLTAYILEGNKIKIDGDFKIKTDLKNSFTFEGESKYVVTISNRKLECEKNRLQLYKTNIVIGMGCRRGTSAEKIEQFILEALDNSGYSINSVKSLSSIDLKADEEGFLQITEKYGWKFNTFSADRLKAVSHKFDKSDFVESITGTPSVAEPSGYLASNRGKCVLKKLKQDGMTLSIWEEI